A region from the Vicia villosa cultivar HV-30 ecotype Madison, WI linkage group LG3, Vvil1.0, whole genome shotgun sequence genome encodes:
- the LOC131659751 gene encoding disease resistance protein RPV1-like codes for MEQQPEVFTSSNGIHTYDVFLSFRGEDTRYGFTGNLYQALNQKGIKTFMDDEVIKRGQQISPTIFKAIQHSRIAIVVFSKTYASSKWCLQELVKIIACYRDNGLVVIPVFYKVDPSEVRNHTGNYGQQLAMHEEKMKEEVRSWRLALRDASNLAGWTFRDGYEYEYEFIKRIVDTVHNTSKQNLSHVDDHAVGLEMRVSNILFRLQMLDATVIMIGICGVGGIGKTTLARAVYDSIGQQFEGLCFLPDVRGNSSKYGLAYLQQVILYDTVGESIKLRNENEGISILIRKLQNKRILLILDDIDKLDQLKNLAGTPSWFGCGSRIIITTRRKDILAAHGVGNIYDVPVFNFQEALVFLSSIASKRPNPDVEWDRAISYSRGLPLVLKIIGSDLLEKSPDEWEISLGRYEKVCNEETQSILEVSYNSLNELEKRIFTDIACFFAGEPFSYVKKVLSACGFVTKYGIESIDRLKDRSLISITPSGSLMVHDHIIDMAMSIVQQESPTNPSSCLIFNKFKNMKSLISIDFTDCIYITEIPDMSGIPNLRILYLDNCINVTKIHDSVGFLDNLMELTATGCTNLETIPKAFELASLKVLSFSECPKLVRFPEILCKIENLQHINLWQTGIEELPFSIGNVTGLEVLTLMDCTRLDKLPSSIFTLPRLQEIQADSCKGFGISIECEDYNGPVKFSVSPNKIRLYLSSCNLTNEHLFICLRGFANVVHMDLSYSNFTVLPPCIKECINLNTLLLTNCNQLQEISVIPPNLMDIDAVNCTSLTSQSQSVLLSQAFHETGEKSVMLPGSSIPEWFDHRSSERSISFYVRERFPSICVCVVFGVMEKLPYHFLVNVCLIINGHKTILSQCCSRSIVKEHVWMFDLRNLIDRRETWLERGWNHVEISCEDCQDEHLMAEAVHGVRRKTIVKWYGVHVYRQENNTMENVLFTSANIKQENNINDERFNGDNYPLSKRIKYFVVCSLVGMEILLPNNYDGVKEVRDMSYSTMDSFTISNVSRGSTRLWKRNVELQNLKLRPDCEIPLCIDQKFLQLHRNAAQPLHYQLLCSCVFRL; via the exons ATGGAGCAACAACCAGAAGTTTTTACTTCTTCCAACGGAATTCATACTTACGATGTTTTCCTCAGTTTCAGAGGAGAAGACACTCGCTACGGTTTCACCGGAAATCTCTACCAAGCTCTAAACCAGAAAGGAATCAAAACTTTCATGGACGACGAAGTCATTAAGAGAGGACAACAAATTTCACCCACCATTTTCAAAGCAATTCAACACTCTAGAATAGCTATAGTTGTTTTCTCTAAAACCTATGCATCCTCGAAATGGTGCCTTCAAGAACTCGTCAAAATCATTGCATGTTATAGAGACAATGGACTAGTGGTGATTCCGGTGTTTTACAAAGTGGATCCATCAGAGGTTCGAAACCATACCGGGAATTATGGACAGCAGTTGGCCATGCATGAGGAGAAAATGAAGGAGGAAGTGCGGAGTTGGAGGTTGGCTTTGCGTGATGCTTCTAATCTGGCAGGATGGACTTTTAGAGATGG atatgaatatgaatatgagttTATCAAAAGGATCGTTGACACAGTGCACaacacatcaaaacaaaaccTTTCACATGTTGATGATCATGCAGTTGGACTTGAGATGCGCGTATCTAATATACTATTCCGTTTACAAATGCTTGATGCAACTGTTATCATGATAGGAATATGCGGGGTTGGTGGAATAGGAAAAACTACTTTGGCAAGAGCGGTGTACGACTCAATTGGCCAACAATTTGAGGGTCTTTGCTTCCTCCCTGATGTCAGAGGAAATTCAAGCAAATATGGATTGGCATATCTACAACAGGTAATTCTTTATGATACGGTTGGCGAGAGTATCAAGCTGCGTAATGAGAATGAAGGAATTTCAATCCTGATCAGAAAGTTGCAAAATAAAAGGATTCTTTTGATACTTGATGACATTGACAAATTGGATCAATTGAAGAATTTAGCAGGAACACCTAGTTGGTTTGGTTGTGGAAGTAGGATTATCATAACTACTAGGCGTAAAGATATTCTAGCTGCTCATGGAGTTGGAAATATATATGATGTACCTGTATTTAATTTTCAGGAAGCTCTTGTATTTTTAAGTTCAATTGCATCAAAAAGACCTAATCCTGATGTAGAATGGGACCGCGCAATCAGCTATTCCCGCGGTCTTCCATTGGTCTTAAAGATTATCGGTTCTGATTTATTAGAAAAATCACCGGATGAATGGGAGATTTCATTAGGCAGATATGAAAAAGTCTGCAATGAAGAAACTCAGAGTATACTTGAAGTGAGTTATAATAGTTTGAATGAACTCGAGAAGAGAATTTTCACCGATATTGCATGTTTCTTTGCTGGAGAGCCTTTTTCATATGTCAAAAAAGTACTATCTGCGTGTGGTTTCGTTACAAAATATGGTATTGAGTCTATTGACAGACTTAAGGATAGATCCCTTATATCGATCACTCCCAGTGGAAGTTTGATGGTGCATGATCATATAATAGACATGGCTATGAGTATAGTACAACAAGAATCACCTACGAATCCTTCTAGTTGTCTCATTTTCAACAAATTCAAG AATATGAAGAGTTTGATTAGTATTGATTTCACTGACTGTATATACATAACAGAAATACCTGATATGTCCGGTATCCCAAACTTGAGGATATTGTATCTTGATAATTGTATAAATGTTACAAAAATTCATGATTCTGTTGGATTTCTTGATAACCTGATGGAGCTGACAGCCACAGGATGCACTAATCTAGAAACAATCCCTAAGGCATTCGAGTTGGCATCTCTTAAAGTTCTCTCTTTCTCCGAGTGTCCGAAACTTGTGAGGTTCCCAGAAATATTGTGCAAGATCGAAAATTTGCAACACATCAACTTGTGGCAAACTGGCATAGAGGAATTACCATTTTCAATTGGAAATGTGACTGGACTTGAAGTTTTAACTCTGATGGATTGTACTAGGCTTGATAAGCTACCTAGTAGCATTTTTACGCTACCAAGACTTCAAGAAATTCAAGCTGACTCGTGTAAAGGGTTCGGCATTTCTATTGAATGTGAAGATTATAATGGACCAGTGAAATTCTCCGTGTCTCCAAACAAGATTCGTCTGTATTTGAGCTCTTGCAATTTAACAAATGAACATCTTTTTATCTGTCTCCGTGGTTTCGCCAACGTTGTACACATGGACCTGTCTTACAGTAATTTCACTGTCCTTCCACCATGCATTAAAGAATGTATCAACTTGAACACTCTTCTGTTAACAAACTGCAATCAACTTCAAGAAATCTCAGTAATTCCACCAAATTTGATGGATATCGATGCAGTGAATTGCACATCATTGACATCTCAGTCACAAAGTGTACTATTAAGCCAA GCATTTCATGAAACTGGAGAAAAAAGTGTAATGCTTCCAGGATCAAGTATACCAGAATGGTTCGATCATCGCAGCAGTGAAAGATCCATTTCCTTTTACGTTCGTGAGAGATTCCCTAGTATTTGTGTGTGTGTTGTTTTCGGAGTGATGGAAAAACTGCCTTATCATTTTCTAGTTAACGTCTGTTTAATCATCAACGGCCATAAAACAATACTATCACAATGTTGTAGTCGGTCAATTGTAAAAGAACATGTGTggatgtttgatctaagaaatTTAATCGACCGTAGAGAAACATGGTTGGAACGTGGTTGGAATCATGTGGAAATTTCATGCGAAGATTGTCAAGATGAGCATTTGATGGCCGAAGCTGTTCATGGAGTTAGAAGAAAGACAATTGTAAAATGGTATGGAGTTCATGTGTATAGACAAGAAAACAACACAATGGAGAATGTCTTATTCACAAGTGCCAacataaaacaagaaaacaatatTAATGATGAAAGATTTAATGGAGACAATTACCCTCTGTCTAAACG CATTAAGTATTTTGTAGTGTGTTCTCTTGTTGGAATGGAGATACTTCTCCCAAATAATTATGATGGTGTCAAGGAAGTTAGAGATATGAGTTACTCTACTATGGATTCTTTTACTATATCCAATGTATCAAGAGGTTCTACAAG GCTTTGG AAGAGAAATGTTGAACTTCAAAATTTAAAGCTTAGACCGGATTGTGAAATTCCATTATGCATTGATCAGAAGTTTCTGCAACTGCACCGCAACGCAGCCCAACCTCTGCATTACCAACTTTTGTGCAGCTGTGTTTTCCGTCTTTGA
- the LOC131657155 gene encoding uncharacterized protein LOC131657155 has product MPNNRNVADGEFHYSSTQESTNIDPDNSYDDNSLDDDKESLQKAMINALFAYAEASKAKSDFLLAEKKSVNHSCSITKCVNVLNEIEDVSDDVYMKAVEKFMDPNWREVFLAMCIDRRKGWLVRI; this is encoded by the exons ATGCCGAACAACAG AAATGTTGCAGATGGAGAATTTCATTATTCATCTACTCAAGAATCAACAAACATAGATCCAGATAATTCATATGATGATAACAGTTTAGATGATGATAAAGAATCTTTGCAAAAGGCAATGATAAATGCACTGTTTGCATATGCTGAAGCATCTAAGGCTAAATCAGATTTTCTTTTAGCTGAAAAAAAGAGTGTAAATCACAGTTGTTCAATTACTAAGTGTGTGAATGTTCTTAATGAGATTGAAGATGTTAGCGACGACGTTTATATGAAAGCTGTGGAGAAATTTATGGATCCTAATTGGAGAGAAGTGTTTCTTGCTATGTGTATTGATAGGAGAAAAGGATGGTTAGTTAGAATTTAG